The following nucleotide sequence is from Desulfosporosinus sp. Sb-LF.
CAGCTCGTTGGCCTATATCCGTACCAGCATGCGTTTGTGGATATTTCGAGGAATCCCAGTAACAAAAAACTCGTTTACACAATACAAGATGGGATTTCAAAAAAGGAACTGACAAGAGATCAAGTATTTCATGTTCCAAACCTGAGTCTTGATGGAATCGTCGGCCTTTCGCCGATCGCTTATGCTGCCTCGGCCATCCGGCTAGGTATGTCCTACGAGCAATTTGGTGTTAACTTTTACAGAAATGGTGCCAACCCATCCGGTTCCTTTGATGTTCCAGGCGAACTCGGAGAGGAAGCTTTTAACAGACTAAAGAAAGAGCTAAAACTTAATTACACAGGACTAAAGCGCACGGGTACCCCGATGCTACTTGAGGGCGGGATGAAATTTACCCCCCACACGATCAACCCTGTTGATGCGCAATTACTAGAGAGTAAATCGTTTCAAGCCGAGGATATCTGCCGCATTTATCGGGTCCCACAACACCTAGTACAACTCCTCAGTCACTCAACCAATAATAATATCGAACATCAAAGTCTCGAATTCGTCATGTACACTATGCTCCCTATTTTCAAACGTTGGGAAGAGAACATCAATATGCAGTTGCTTAGTGAGAAGGAAAGACGGGCAGGGTACTATGTGGAATTTAAGATTGATTCCCTACTTCGAGGCGACGCAGTAAGTAGGTCAACTGCTTATGCGCAAGGAAGGCAGTGGGGCTGGCTCAGTGTTAACGACATCCGCAAACTAGAAAATATGTCGGCTATACCAAATGGTGATATCTACATGCAGCCTCTCAACATGGGCGAGGCTGGTTTGGTCGAGCAGGCTGAGCAAACCAAGGCTCTCGCGGATACAATTAATAAAATGATTACCAATTAAGCAAATCAAGTTTTAGCACCCAAAGTAAACTTCAAATCACATAACTTTCCAGTATCTTAATTTTTATAAAGGAAACTATAAGTTAAAAGGAGATGTGATTTATGATAAAAATAAATGATCGAATCTATCTTGGCATGATATCTGGTACTGTCGGCTTCGTAGCTTTAACCCTAATTGATGTTATCTCATCAAGGATGAAGATTTCACAACGATCTTATCGAACGACAGCTGCAGGAGTGTGGGTATCTTCCCGTAGACAAGCCGAAAAATGGCCAGGACAAATCCTTGGAGTAATGATGAATATTGGATTAAGCATGGTTGGTGGAGTATCTGTGGTGAAACTGTTAACTACGTTTGGACGAGATAAATTAGTTCCCAAGGGTTTATTTTTTGGAGCTACATTTGGTTCGATCATCACATCTGTGCTTAGTGGTTTAAGTAGTAACAAGGTGAAACCAAAAGATGCTTGGAGTAATCTCTCATATCTAGTATCTAATTTTGCATTTGGTTTGGCATCAATATTTACTGCTGCTAAGATAGGTGATGATTCATTGTTTGACACGCCACCTCAAAACGATTACTCAAAACCAACGAAACAAACAACTGAGCAAATAAAAGGGTCGAAAGGAAATAATATTTATCCTGTTTACTCAGATGTAAATCCAAATCAAGAAGAAACAACATATATGTAGTTGATGTTTGTTCGGAAGTTTTAGAAACCATTTTAACCATAACCTGATAACTCGAGCCGTGGATTTTCAGGTTTGTGGCATATTTTTAATACTTCGCAAGTACGGCTTAAAAAGCACCCACTGGGTGTTTTTTATTTTGCCCTTTGAAAGGAGGTGAGAGAGTGGCAAAAAAGGTGACAGCTAAAAAGAAATTCTGGGTTTTCAAGGCACTGGCCAATAACGAAGCCGAGCTAACAATTTATGGGGAGATTGCGGATTCACAAGGTGGATGGTATAGCACTGGAAACGAAGTAACCCCTACGTCGTTCAAGGCGGAGCTAGATGCCCTTGGCGATATAACTACCCTGAAAGTGTACATGAATTCCCCAGGCGGGGATGTTTTTGCAGGTCAAACGATCTATTCACAGTTAAAAAGGCATAAGGCGACGATAAACATATACATTGATGGCCTAGCTGCTAGCATTGCCTCAGTAATAGCCATGGCGGGCGATACAATCCATATGCCAGCAAATGCCATGATGATGATTCATCATCCCATGAGTGGAGTTTGGGGAAACGCCCATGAGATGCGGGCCATGGCCGACACTTTAGATAAAGTTTGTGAGAGTATCCAGGAAACCTACCTTTCTAAAGCAGCAGACATGAGTCGAGAGGACCTGATTGCTTTACTTGACGCAGAAACTTGGCTAACTGCCCAAGAGTGCTTAGACCTTGGGTTGTGTGACGTAGTGGAAAAAGAAAAAACCATTGTCGCTAGCATTCGGGACCTTGAAATCCTCGCCAAGTATAAAAACACCCCTCGAATCATTACGGTAAAAGCTGAGAAGGACGATCCTCCTGAACCAATCCCGCCGATCAATCCAGTCGAACCAGACAAAACCGAAGACGTTACAAAAGCAAAAGCAATTTTGGCCTTGGAGTGTGAACTCTAGAGGCCATTTTTTATGCCCAATAATAGAAAGCGAGGCACTCATGAATGAATGAAATGGAACGATTGTTGGCTCTGAAAGCAACGTTAAAGGCGAAAGCTCAAGCTATTACGGCAAAGGAATCCTCTACCACCGAGGAAATTAATGCCGTACTGGCAGAAATTCAAGCTCTAAATGCCAAGATTGAAGTCCAAAAACAGGTTGATGCGATGGAAGCAGAGGAACTAAAGGCTGCTGCCGAAGCAAAGATTCCCGTCAATGAGCCCCTTTGGGCACAACCCAAAGACCATTCCAAAGTTATCTGGAAAAACAACAGTGAATTCCTCTCAGCTGTTTACTCAGCCTCCAAGCAAGGCGCAACACCTGATCCAAGATTGTTAATGCAGAACGCGGCTTCCGGAATGGGTGAATCCGTCCCTTCCGACGGTGGTTTCCTCGTCGGGGAAGATTTCGCCAAAGAATTACTTCAAAAAACCTATGAAACAGGGATTCTGGCTTCTAAATGTCGCAAAATTCCTATCAGCCCAACGTCAAATGCGCTTGAAGCTAACGGGATCGACGAAACAAGCCGGGCGAACGGCAGCCGCTGGGGCGGCATTCAATCCTTCTGGGAAAATGAAGCGGATGGTTTGACTGGTAAAAAACCTAAGTTTAATAAGGTTGAATTAAAACTCAAGAAACTTACCGGACTTTGCTATGCCACAGACGAACTACTCCAGGATGCGGTGGCCCTTGAATCCATTATCGGTCAGGCATTCGCGGAGGAGTTCGGTTTTAAAATGGATGATGCTATTATGAACGGTTTAGGCGCGGGTCAGCCACTTGGCTTTATGAAAAGTGGCGCTCTAGTTACAGTCTCAAAAGAGGCTGGGCAGGCTAATGGTTCTATCGTGACACAAAACGTCCTGAATATGTGGTCGCGTTGTTGGGGTAGATCACGGCAAGATGCCGTATGGTTAATTAACCAAGACGTCGAACCCCAACTAAGTCAAATGACAATTATAGTAGGTACCGGAGGCGTACCCGTGTATATGCCAGCGGGCGGAGTGTCCGGTGCACAGTACAGCACCCTCTTTGGTCGTCCTGTGATTCCAGTCGAGCAAGCGAACACCATAGGGTCCCTCGGAGATATTTCTTTAGTTGACCTTTCGCAATACCTCCTCATCGACAAAGGTGGCATCAATGCTGCATCGTCCATCCATGTCCGGTTCCTTTATGACGAGAGTGTTTTCCGTTTTATCTACCGCGTCGATGGCCAGCCGATCTGGAAGTCGGCACTCACCCCATTCAAAGGAAGTAACACACTCAGCCCATTTGTCACCTTAGCTGCCCGTTAATAATCGTTAGAGGAGGAAACTGAAATTATGTTGGATGATTTAAATCATGTCGTTAATGTATTAGCCCCCGCAGCAAATGCCTTTGCAGGAGTCGTGTCCACAAAAGTAGTTAATATGAAACACTGGGGCTGCGCTTGTTTCGTAGTTCAATGTGGCGTTGGCGCGGTGGGTACCGCAACGATAACCATTGAAGCTTGCAGCGATGTCACTCCCACTCTCACTACAGCAATTCCTTTCTTTTATCAAGAGTGTGTCACAGGAGATACCTATGGCCCGATTACTCAGGCTCCCGCAACAGGTTTTACTACCGCAGCTGCGAGTAATAAGGTTTATAAGGTTTACGTCCTAGACGAATCTCTCGCGACGACTGGATATAGTTATGTGCGACTTAAATCTACAGAGGTCGTCGTTGGAGCAATTGCTGGCGGGGTGGTTGCAGTATTAAGCGATGGTCGGTTTGAAAGTGAAATACCCGATACAGTCTTAGTTTAATAGTATTCAGGGGAGCAGGGTAACACCTGTTCCTTCAATTTAGGCGGTGTACTAACAAGGAGGGCGCGATGAATTTAGTCTTAAAGACACCACCGGCCCATGAGCCCTTGGAGATTCAGGAAGTAAAGGATTATCTCAGACTGGACGATGTCACAGACACCTCAGAAGATGACTATCTCAGGTCCTTAATTATTGCTGCCCGTGAATATTGTGAAGGGTTTCAGAATCGTGCCTATATCACGCAAACATGGGAACTGAGCTTTGATTATTGGCCAAGTCAAGTGATCGAATTACCAAAGGGCAATCTTCAAGCCATTGATTCGGTAACCTATAAGAACTCAGCCGGGGTCGTAACAACGCTCACGGAAACTCAAAATTATGTAGTGAGTACACGTGGAGTTATAGGTAGGCTATTTCCTCCCTATGCACAGTTCTGGCCACCGTTCGTACCGTGGACGCTTGATGCGGTCGTGATTGAGTATACTTGCGGTTATGGTGATACCGCTGAAAGTGTGCCGCAAAAGGTTAAGCAAGCCATGAAGCTTCTCATAAGTCACTGGTATGAGAATCGAACACTCTTAAGCGAGACAAGACAAGCACCTGTTGAGATTGCTTTTGCGGTATCTGCCTTGTTACGGATGGATCGTATAATGCCCATTTAGGGGGGACTTTAGTTGCAAGCCGGACAACTCAGACACAAACTAGACATCGAAACGGAGCTTAATATTCGAGACACCTATGGTCAAACAACTCACGAGTGGGTTGTTTTTTTACATGGGCTTTGGGCCGCGATTGAACCTCTGACTGGGCGAGAGTATTATGCGGCCCAGCAAGTCAACGCAGAAATTTCTCACCGTATAAAGATTAGGTATAAAGGGGGAATAAAACCAAAAATGAGAGTTAAATACGGCGATCGTTACTTTAACATTTTAGCGGTGCTTGACATCACAGAAAGACACCGGGAAATTCATCTGATGTGTACTGAGGTGATCGCTTAATGTCGGACAACTCAATCGTTGGGATTGAAGATGTCAAAAAGCTCTTTGAGGAAGTAGGAAAGGCCCCTACGAAAGTTTTAACTGCGGCCACAAGAAAAGGTGCAAATATTGCCTTGAGCTATGCCAAAGCGCACTGTCCTGAAGGGGTTGAGTGGACAAGCGGTAGGTATGCCCACGAACCCGGCACCTTAAAAAAGAGCCTTAGGATCAAAAAGGAAAAACGTAAAATGGGCAAGTCAGTGTACACCGTCGGCCCAGGGCCCGAAGGATGGTACGCGCATTTTGTTGACTACGGGTTTACCACAAGAAATGGTCGGTACGTCCCAGGGAATCGGTTTCTGAGGGACTCCGTGGACAAGAACCGAGGCCAGATCCAGACCGTAATGCTCACGGAAATGGCCTTAGAGCTGGATAAATTGAGGTGAGAACATGGACTTAGAGCAAGGGCTGACCGTGGAACTGTCCGCTATTCCAGGGTTGGAGAGCAAAGTATACCCAATCACGGCAGCACAAGACACGCCAACCCCGTATGCCACCTATGCCCTGGGGAGCAGCGAGAGAACTAGCGATCTCACGGGTCGAACCGCGCTCATCAAGCAGCAATACCAAATCGACGTCTATGAATCGACCTATGCGGGCCTTAAAAACCTTAAAAAACCCATAATCCAAAAACTCAAATCCTTAAACCTGAGAAGCATCGGCGACACGGGCCCATTAATCCAACAGGCCGAGATAACAAATGACTACGAGACTTATGAAATTGAGGCCAAACTGTACCGGGCAATCCTTGAGGTAGACCTTTATACAACAGAGTAGGAGGAATAAACATGGCAAACAGAACGATTGGGACGACGCTGAAACAAGGCTCCGTACTCATCGGGTCCTTGACCAAAATCAAGCCTCCAGAGAAATCTGCGGACAGCCACGACGTCACTACTCTGGATGTGACAGACGGATACAAACGATTCATACCAGGGATGAAAGACGGTGGCGAGGTTACGGTCAGCGGATTCTTCGACCCAGACGACGCTGGGCAATTAGCCATGGAAACAGCGGTCGATGCAGGGACCACGGACTCCTACGTTATCACCTTCCCGGCAACATTCGGGGCGACTTTTACCTTCAGCGCTTTTATTACTAAGTTCACTGTGGGAGAGGTCAACCTCGACGATCCTCTCAGCTTTGAGTTGACGCTCAAAGTATCGGGCAAGCCCGTACTCGCCATCACCTAATTAACTAAGGAGTGAAAAGATTTGGCAAAGAAGTATCTGCCTATCACCTTGGACAAGACCCGCAACCTTTCCTACGGGATGGTCGCGCTTATGAAGATTGAAAAGAAACTTGGCAAACCCTTTGCAAAACTAGATTTCGAGAACGAGATGACATACGAGGAAATCGCGAACATTCTGTGGGCCGGTTTATCCCATGAGGACCCAACGCTGACGCCCGAAAAGGTCGCAGAACTGATCGACGAATACTCAGATATTCAAACAGCGGTCGAGGCCATGGGCCAGGCAATGCAGGATGCGTTCGGATCAAAAAACGCTCCGGGGGCGACGAACTAGGCTCGGCTGATTGGGATTGGAACCTCGCCCTAAGAAGCGCTGTACAATGTGGGCTCATGCCCGAGCAGTTCTGGGACCTGACGCCCGCAGAACTAAACATCATCATCGAGATTCACGTCGAACAGAAGAAGGACTCCCAAAAAAGCGGCATCATAGCCGCCTTTTATTCTGCCTATTTTACGAGGCTCAAGACTCTTTCAAGCCCCGATCTGGAGAAGGTTCTTGACGGAATCGACAACGTCACTGGACAGGACATGACCGACGAGGAAATGCTCAACGCCGTTAAAAAATTCGCCAAAGACAGGGGGTGATTTCTATTTCTATCATAAGAAACATCCTTGTCAGGGTAGGGGCCGACATTACTCCCATGCAGCGGAACATGGCCCAAGCCCAGCGGACGATGGGCACCTTCCAGAACGAGATGAGATCGGCAACAAGCAGCACTCAAACGAGCATGGTCACAATGGCAACTGCCCTAAACCTTGGAAGGCTTAAATTCCTTGCTCTCGGCGCTGCGGCAGCCGCCGCGATGTTCGCGGTCGGTAAGAATTCCATCAAATCCGCCATGGAAGTCGTGGAATCTGAAAGTCTATTTTCTGTCTCTATGGGCAACATGGCCGACGCGGCAAGAGCCTGGAGTCATGATTTGCAGGATTCCCTGGGATTGAACGCTTATGAAGTCCGCAAGAATGTGGGCTTGTTTTATAACATGACCACCTCGATGGGACTGGCCAGGGATCAAGCCTATCAAGTAAGTACCGGGATGACCAAACTCGCCTATGACATGTCAAGCTTTTATAACCAAAGCCCAGATGAGATGTTCCAAAAACTACAGTCGGGACTATCCGGGGAAGTTGAACCATTAAAACAACTTGGCATCATCGTCAATGAGACTACAACCCAAAACTATGCTTATGCCAACGGTATAGCAAAAGTCGGGTCGCAGCTAACGGAAACCCAGAAGATCATGGCGCGCTACGGCGCGATTATGGCGCAGACCCAGAACGCACAAGGGGACCTGGCCCGGACCATAAACAGCCCGGCGAATCAACTGCGTTTATTGCAGACCCAGCTACAACTAGCCAGCATTAACTTTGGAAATGCGTTCTTACCAATCGTTCAAATCGTTCTTCCGATCCTGGTTACGTTTGCAAAGCAACTGGTCGTCGTGACAAACACCTTCTCCCAGTTCATGTCGGCAATATTCGGTACTAACACCGCGCAAGCGCAGAACGCACAATCCGCTGACGCAGCGGCAGCCGCCCAAACGAACCTTGGCAACGCAGCTACTAAGGCCGGAGCTAAAGCAAAGAAAGGTGTGGCTGGCTTCGACCAGCTTAACACGCTCCAGGAGAATCTAGCCGCAAGTGCCAACAATGCAGCGGACGCCTTGGACGCGAGCGGAAGTATGCCAATTCCATCCAAGCAGGACTCTGGCGCAGGGGTCGTGACATCAGGAGTAATCGAAGCAGCCGCCAAGACGAAGGCCGCCCTAGATAGCCTGAAACAATCGGCTGGGGAGGTCGCTCAGTTCCTCGCCCGTGCCTTCGGGCCGCCATTAATGCAATCCTTTAATGCCATTGTTCCGGTCGCTCAAGCCTGGAAAGCGTCCCTCGGTGAAACCTTCCAGCAGCTAGGTACGCTAGGAATCCCGTTCATGGGCTGGCTCACCGGGAATCTCGTCCCTTTGATGCAGCAAGTCATCGTAACGGTCGGCAACGTAGCTGCGGGCATGGCGAGCTCTTTATTACTGGTTTTCTACTCGTTACAAGCGGCGGCGTTCCCGATCATACAATGGTTTGTGGCCCAGGGCCTACCCTTGCTTACGTCCTTTGCCTCGGGGGCCGTAACGATACTAAAGTCCTTTTTCGACTACGCCAAGAACGGATTCGATACCCTGGAGATGGGCGTCGTCTACCCGGCAATGCAATTTATTTTTAAGGTAATCCTGGATGGTTTGAACTTGATAAAAGGATTCTGGGACAAGTACGGAGCCGATATCGTAGCCGGGCTAGTCGCGACGTTCAACACCATGAAAGACCTCTTTAATATGCTTTGGAATACCACGCTGGCCCCGATCGTCAAGGGAATGACAGATGAACTTACCTTGCTTTGGGACAAGCATGTCAAAGGGGTAGTAGCAGCGCTGCTTGACCTCATAGGCAAGCTCATCACTGGCGCGACGCAAATCTACACCAGTTTTATAGCTCCCATCGCCAAAAACCTTATAGAAATTTTTGGCCCAGGGTTTGCTAACGCCTTCACACTTGTAACGGGCATCATCGACACATTCCTCGGGGCCATCGCGGACGTCGCGAAAGGCGTCCTCATAGCGCTGGGCGGGATTATTGACTTCATTACGGGCGTGTTCACCGGGAATTGGACTAAAGCGTGGACCGGGGTGAAAGAGATTTTCTCCGGCATATTCACCAGCCTTGGCGGGATCGTCAAGGGGGCCATGAACCTCGTCATTGACGGGATCAACTGGATGATTCGCGGGCTGGATAAGATCAGCTTTACTACTCCCGATTGGGCCCCAGGCTTCGGAGGGGACAGCTTCGGCATAAACATCCCAACCATCCCTAAGCTCGCCAATGGAGGAATAATCACAGCGCCAACGCTGGCGATGATGGGCGAAGGCGGCAAAAGAGAAGCGGTCGTACCTCTTGAAAACTCCGCCTTTATTGATAGCTTTGCAGGGACCATAGCCTCTGCCGTGGCCAAGGCCATCGGGTCTAACAGCGGGCAAGTTGGGAGAGATGCAACAGTGATCTTGAAAATCGGTGAATCTGAATTTGGACGCGCAGCCATCAAGTCGATCAACTCCGTTCACAGGCAAACAGGCATGACTTTGCTGACAATCTAAGGGGGCCAGAAAATGATCATCAAAATTAATGGCGTTGAGATTGCGGCCTACCCCACGGAGTTCTCGGTCACGCCCATGGACCTGGACAACGGCGACTCCACAACGCGGGCCGCAGACGGAACCCTTAACCGGGACAGGGTCGCCGTGAAGAGACAGGTCGAAATGACCTGGAGTATGTTGGATTGGGCTACAACGTCAAAACTTCTTAAATCCATGAGCGATATATTCTTTGATCTCTATTACCCGGACCCGATGGACGGGACCTACTCGACCCGAACATTTTATGTTGGTAATCGGCCTACGCCGTTCGCCTACAACAAAAACGGGACCATCATGTGGGCCGGATTGAAGGCAACTCTTACAGAAAAATGAAAGGAGATTAGAGCATGGCAGAAGGCTGGACTTTATATGCCAAAACCCAACAAGTGAACACCATCCCAAGTACCTTGAAAGTGGACCTCTGCGACATCAATGGAACTGTTATCACAGGGATCGGATACGCCCAAGGATCTATATCCCTCGGCACCATCGATGCGAACGGGCAGCGAAGAAATACCACAGCCCAACGATGGGCGGATACCACTACGAGCTGGGGCAGCCCTACACATGTGAAATTCACGGACGCCAGCAACAATGTCTGGGGGATATTCCCGATCACCGTCACGGCGGGCTCCATGCCCATCGGTGACATCACAGAGTACGCGAACATTTCCATCGGTCAGAT
It contains:
- a CDS encoding phage portal protein — encoded protein: MRFTERVKLLFKNNMDDYIKGFMSGADLDDPFYGDASMDPATALKYTAVFACNKVLAETFACMPAMLYRKDQKGEREAVNDLAIYDILHNKPNEEMSPFNFKEACMTSLNLGGNSVCEKLVNGKGQLVGLYPYQHAFVDISRNPSNKKLVYTIQDGISKKELTRDQVFHVPNLSLDGIVGLSPIAYAASAIRLGMSYEQFGVNFYRNGANPSGSFDVPGELGEEAFNRLKKELKLNYTGLKRTGTPMLLEGGMKFTPHTINPVDAQLLESKSFQAEDICRIYRVPQHLVQLLSHSTNNNIEHQSLEFVMYTMLPIFKRWEENINMQLLSEKERRAGYYVEFKIDSLLRGDAVSRSTAYAQGRQWGWLSVNDIRKLENMSAIPNGDIYMQPLNMGEAGLVEQAEQTKALADTINKMITN
- a CDS encoding head maturation protease, ClpP-related — translated: MAKKVTAKKKFWVFKALANNEAELTIYGEIADSQGGWYSTGNEVTPTSFKAELDALGDITTLKVYMNSPGGDVFAGQTIYSQLKRHKATINIYIDGLAASIASVIAMAGDTIHMPANAMMMIHHPMSGVWGNAHEMRAMADTLDKVCESIQETYLSKAADMSREDLIALLDAETWLTAQECLDLGLCDVVEKEKTIVASIRDLEILAKYKNTPRIITVKAEKDDPPEPIPPINPVEPDKTEDVTKAKAILALECEL
- a CDS encoding phage major capsid protein encodes the protein MNEMERLLALKATLKAKAQAITAKESSTTEEINAVLAEIQALNAKIEVQKQVDAMEAEELKAAAEAKIPVNEPLWAQPKDHSKVIWKNNSEFLSAVYSASKQGATPDPRLLMQNAASGMGESVPSDGGFLVGEDFAKELLQKTYETGILASKCRKIPISPTSNALEANGIDETSRANGSRWGGIQSFWENEADGLTGKKPKFNKVELKLKKLTGLCYATDELLQDAVALESIIGQAFAEEFGFKMDDAIMNGLGAGQPLGFMKSGALVTVSKEAGQANGSIVTQNVLNMWSRCWGRSRQDAVWLINQDVEPQLSQMTIIVGTGGVPVYMPAGGVSGAQYSTLFGRPVIPVEQANTIGSLGDISLVDLSQYLLIDKGGINAASSIHVRFLYDESVFRFIYRVDGQPIWKSALTPFKGSNTLSPFVTLAAR
- a CDS encoding head-tail connector protein, with translation MNLVLKTPPAHEPLEIQEVKDYLRLDDVTDTSEDDYLRSLIIAAREYCEGFQNRAYITQTWELSFDYWPSQVIELPKGNLQAIDSVTYKNSAGVVTTLTETQNYVVSTRGVIGRLFPPYAQFWPPFVPWTLDAVVIEYTCGYGDTAESVPQKVKQAMKLLISHWYENRTLLSETRQAPVEIAFAVSALLRMDRIMPI
- a CDS encoding phage head closure protein — its product is MQAGQLRHKLDIETELNIRDTYGQTTHEWVVFLHGLWAAIEPLTGREYYAAQQVNAEISHRIKIRYKGGIKPKMRVKYGDRYFNILAVLDITERHREIHLMCTEVIA
- a CDS encoding HK97-gp10 family putative phage morphogenesis protein; the protein is MSDNSIVGIEDVKKLFEEVGKAPTKVLTAATRKGANIALSYAKAHCPEGVEWTSGRYAHEPGTLKKSLRIKKEKRKMGKSVYTVGPGPEGWYAHFVDYGFTTRNGRYVPGNRFLRDSVDKNRGQIQTVMLTEMALELDKLR
- a CDS encoding DUF3168 domain-containing protein is translated as MDLEQGLTVELSAIPGLESKVYPITAAQDTPTPYATYALGSSERTSDLTGRTALIKQQYQIDVYESTYAGLKNLKKPIIQKLKSLNLRSIGDTGPLIQQAEITNDYETYEIEAKLYRAILEVDLYTTE
- a CDS encoding phage tail tube protein; the encoded protein is MANRTIGTTLKQGSVLIGSLTKIKPPEKSADSHDVTTLDVTDGYKRFIPGMKDGGEVTVSGFFDPDDAGQLAMETAVDAGTTDSYVITFPATFGATFTFSAFITKFTVGEVNLDDPLSFELTLKVSGKPVLAIT
- a CDS encoding phage tail assembly chaperone, with product MKKRSGGDELGSADWDWNLALRSAVQCGLMPEQFWDLTPAELNIIIEIHVEQKKDSQKSGIIAAFYSAYFTRLKTLSSPDLEKVLDGIDNVTGQDMTDEEMLNAVKKFAKDRG
- a CDS encoding DUF6711 family protein, giving the protein MIIKINGVEIAAYPTEFSVTPMDLDNGDSTTRAADGTLNRDRVAVKRQVEMTWSMLDWATTSKLLKSMSDIFFDLYYPDPMDGTYSTRTFYVGNRPTPFAYNKNGTIMWAGLKATLTEK